GCGCGCGAAGCTCGCCTTCATCCACCGCCTCGTCACGCCGTACCGGCGCACGCCGTCCGCCCCGGCCTGAGCCCCGCGGCGTCACAGTCCGTCGCAGATCGTCGCACTCCGTCGCACTGTGTCACGCCGATGGCCCGGGGTCGACGACCCCGGCACACTCGAAGGATGGGTGCGGACTACGTGGCGATCCCCTGGGAGGGGAGCGCGCATCCGCACGCCGCGGGGGTGGCACCGCTCGCCGCCCCGACCGGGCTCGCGCTGCGCGGCTTCGGCATCTACGTGGGACTCGACGAGGCGACCGCCGGTGCCGCCGGCGTCGACATCGGCGAGCTCGTCGACGACGTGCAGCGCGCCCTCACCGGCATCCCGGGGGCCGAGACCTTCGCCTCCGTCGTGCTCGCACCCGAGGGTGCGCAGGTGGCGGCGCTCGAGGCGGTGCGCACGGCACTCGGCGAGCCCTCCGTGCACCGCGGATCCGCGCTGGCGGCGCGCCGCTCGGAGGGGGTCGTCGTCGATCTCGCCCGGCACCGGGTGAGCGTCGACGGCGAACCCGTGCACCTCACCTACCGCGAGCAGGCGCTGCTCACCCACCTCGTGCGGCACCAGGGCGTCATCCACGAGCGTCGTGCGCTGCTCGCCGCGCTCGCCGGCGGCGACGAGCCCGACGAGATCAGCGAGCGCACGATCGACGTCTACCTGCAACGA
The Protaetiibacter larvae DNA segment above includes these coding regions:
- a CDS encoding winged helix-turn-helix domain-containing protein, whose product is MGADYVAIPWEGSAHPHAAGVAPLAAPTGLALRGFGIYVGLDEATAGAAGVDIGELVDDVQRALTGIPGAETFASVVLAPEGAQVAALEAVRTALGEPSVHRGSALAARRSEGVVVDLARHRVSVDGEPVHLTYREQALLTHLVRHQGVIHERRALLAALAGGDEPDEISERTIDVYLQRLRRRLAPYGDVIRTIRGRGYRLDPHPDVAVIGAAPGAPAAP